From Delphinus delphis chromosome X, mDelDel1.2, whole genome shotgun sequence, a single genomic window includes:
- the LOC138413951 gene encoding LOW QUALITY PROTEIN: fibrous sheath-interacting protein 2-like (The sequence of the model RefSeq protein was modified relative to this genomic sequence to represent the inferred CDS: substituted 1 base at 1 genomic stop codon), translating into MYLSNCYNTAQAAAAKAAASSLTADRGQCDSVSGGQSVLLRDPGLVSEGKEGGQMEEGEISAELYQPSYDFNLTDSYCQLLETSYKSLHDPHLKIYYRRKDILRRLKKGGYVTSNNKVVCTLKELNKYRQYLTSLKLDFERNYIREQKMIEKQVNKLYETKRACDNYDNTQFQDWLLQESIQTTPDQELLIKQRYLDMISRELNKLEHMAEKQNILQIKEEERGHWDHILRKLSLRRXIEEEWKTKEMLLLTKIGEEVKREARVEEQHRKVKEEAHQKKWPKLTRISIDGESESGLNLDFKGWSEMRPVSRNFLSKDQGNEYHCRSPEITPRTKT; encoded by the exons ATGTACCTCAGCAACTGTTATAACACTGCCCAAGCCGCCGCCGCTAAGGCGGCTGCCAGCAGCCTAACTGCCGACAGGGGGCAGTGCGACTCCGTGAGTGGCGGCCAGTCGGTCCTCCTCCGGGATCCGGGGCTGGTCTCTGAAGGGAAGGAGGGCGGTCAGATGGAAGAGGGGGAGATCTCAGCAGAG CTTTATCAACCTTCTTATGACTTTAACCTGACTGATTCTTATTGTCAACTTTTGGAAACAAGCTATAAAAGCCTGCATGatccacatttaaaaatatactataggCGAAAGGATATCCTGAGGAGATTAAAGAAAGGCGGCTATGTCACCAGCAATAATAAG gttGTATGTACCTTGAAGGAATTGAATAAGTACAGGCAGTATCTCACCAGTTTAAAACTAGACTTTGAAAGAAACTATATAAGAGAACAA aaaatgattgaaaaacaagtaaataagttGTATGAAACCAAGAGAGCCTGTGACAATTATGACAATACACAGTTCCAAGACTGGCTGTTACAGGAAAGTATACAAACAACTCCAGACCAAGAGCTGTTAATAAAGCAGAG ATATTTAGATATGATTAGTAGGGAATTAAACAAGCTTGAACACATGGCAGAAAAGCAGAACATACTCCagataaaggaagaagaaagaggacaTTGGGACCACATTCTAAGAAAACTTAGTCTCCGTAGATAAATTGAAGAG gaatggaaaac aaaggaaatgttaCTTCTAACAAAGATTGGAGAAGAAGTAAAAAGAGAAGCAAGAGTTGAGGAACAACATAGAAAAGTCAAAGAAGAAGCTCACCAGAAG AAGTGGCCTAAACTCACAAGGATATCTATTGATGGAGAGAGCGAGTCTGGTCTGAACCTGGACTTCAAGGGCTGGTCTGAAATGCGACCagtctccagaaa ctTCTTATCCAAAGATCAAGGAAATGAGTATCACTGCCGGTCACCAGAAATTACACCAAGGACAAAAACGTAA